Proteins from a single region of Humidesulfovibrio mexicanus:
- a CDS encoding AAA family ATPase — MRPLHLTLRAFGPFAGEVRVDFARGGDAQFLLINGPTGAGKTSLLDGLCFALYGKASGEAREKQSDRFLRSQQARPEDECVVSLVFEVAGRRFLVERKPTQLVRSRGKDVERKHSAGLWELDADGAVLGERLGKVTDVNQRVEELIGFTSEQFRQVMVLPQGEFRRLLLAKSDEKEKILRKLFGAGRYRLVEEALKARRNALERQLSELGAGMEAILSAKGAHGVGELEERLAAALARRGEREAGRDGLRLAQAEAQAALARGQAVEREFLERAQAGEALDALAARQTEAQAQARRAERAVKALEHADLEAAIAQGERAASGRLAELARLDRELAELEARRAQAQEALTRAEAARLRVPELAAERERLAAGLARLRERNAAAGRVRQAESGEAAASTAAAKAEQELSALDQRLEELRREAEGLSGLGAEAARLDMEISRLEAQTGQRAQLDELTRKQSRAEAGLAQAQAGHAEAEAALGQARRARQEAQQALLHGRAALLAATLVQGQPCPVCGSTEHPGPAAGAGALPDRAALEKAEAAEARAEKALESARAAVDAARTLAARLESGLAHCRESLGEAAAMPAEELSRRLAQARERASALNVGQERLERCRAAREELAARRPEALARRDAAQAAHAGSAQALAGARALLERLRSEADAQGADGDAAAVQARLDELARAIPKAEADFRTAQDALNALDTRLGTSRGQRGGLWQGHEEALALLAGQRQDFERRLLESGFYTRREYEEAKLPRQQAEALQEAAARHGQALAAARDRLDRATAACQGKTRPDMAALNAAQERAAAELDALNRELGELSTQVQDLGEALNAIGEKAARTRELEENYRVVGRLADIAAGDNPRRMTLQRYVLAALFEEVARAASQRLGRMSRGRYRLVRSEATRDARSTGGLDLDVVDAHSGEARPASTLSGGESFLASLALALGLSDVVMAQQGGRRLDCIFIDEGFGALDGDTLEDALRTLAELHGAGRLIGVISHVAELKERIDARIDVLPGRPGKGGSTVRQVNC, encoded by the coding sequence ATGAGGCCCCTGCACCTGACCTTGCGGGCCTTCGGCCCCTTTGCCGGGGAGGTGCGCGTGGACTTCGCGCGCGGCGGCGACGCGCAGTTCCTGCTCATCAACGGCCCCACGGGCGCGGGCAAGACCTCGCTGCTCGACGGCCTGTGCTTCGCCCTCTACGGCAAGGCCAGCGGCGAGGCGCGCGAGAAGCAGAGCGACCGTTTCCTGCGCTCGCAGCAGGCCCGGCCAGAGGACGAGTGCGTAGTGTCCCTCGTCTTCGAGGTGGCCGGACGGCGCTTCCTGGTGGAGCGCAAACCCACGCAGCTGGTGCGCTCGCGCGGGAAGGACGTGGAGCGCAAGCACAGCGCGGGGCTCTGGGAGCTCGATGCCGATGGCGCGGTGCTGGGCGAGCGCCTGGGCAAGGTGACGGACGTGAACCAGCGCGTGGAGGAGCTCATCGGCTTCACCAGCGAGCAGTTCCGGCAGGTGATGGTGCTGCCCCAGGGCGAGTTCCGCCGCCTGCTGCTGGCCAAAAGTGACGAAAAGGAGAAGATCCTGCGCAAGCTCTTCGGGGCCGGGCGCTACCGCCTGGTGGAGGAGGCCCTCAAGGCCCGCCGCAACGCGCTGGAGCGGCAGCTGTCCGAGCTTGGCGCGGGCATGGAGGCCATCCTCTCGGCCAAGGGCGCGCACGGGGTCGGGGAGCTGGAGGAGCGTCTGGCCGCAGCCCTGGCCCGACGCGGAGAGCGCGAAGCCGGGCGCGACGGCCTGCGCCTGGCCCAGGCCGAGGCCCAGGCGGCCCTGGCCCGGGGGCAGGCCGTGGAGCGCGAATTCCTGGAGCGCGCCCAGGCCGGCGAGGCCCTGGACGCTCTGGCCGCGCGCCAGACCGAGGCCCAGGCCCAGGCGCGACGGGCGGAACGCGCTGTGAAAGCCCTGGAGCACGCGGACCTTGAGGCGGCCATCGCCCAGGGGGAGCGCGCCGCATCCGGACGGCTGGCGGAGCTGGCGCGCCTGGACCGGGAGCTTGCGGAGCTGGAGGCGCGCCGCGCCCAGGCCCAGGAGGCGCTGACCCGGGCCGAGGCCGCGCGCCTGCGCGTGCCGGAGCTGGCGGCCGAGCGCGAGCGCCTGGCCGCAGGGCTGGCGCGCCTGCGCGAGCGCAACGCCGCCGCCGGGCGGGTGCGCCAGGCCGAGTCCGGGGAGGCCGCCGCGTCCACGGCCGCCGCCAAGGCGGAGCAGGAGCTGTCCGCCCTGGACCAGCGGCTGGAGGAACTGCGGCGCGAGGCCGAGGGGCTTTCCGGGCTCGGGGCCGAGGCCGCGCGCCTGGACATGGAGATTTCGCGCCTGGAGGCCCAGACCGGGCAGCGCGCGCAGCTGGACGAGCTGACCCGCAAGCAGTCCCGCGCCGAAGCCGGGCTGGCCCAGGCCCAGGCCGGTCACGCCGAGGCCGAAGCCGCCCTGGGGCAGGCCAGGCGCGCCCGGCAGGAGGCCCAGCAGGCCCTGCTGCACGGCCGCGCGGCGCTGCTGGCCGCCACCCTGGTCCAGGGCCAGCCCTGCCCGGTGTGCGGATCCACCGAGCATCCGGGCCCGGCCGCCGGGGCGGGGGCTCTGCCGGACCGCGCCGCCCTGGAGAAGGCCGAGGCCGCAGAGGCCCGCGCCGAAAAGGCCCTTGAGTCCGCCCGCGCGGCGGTGGATGCGGCCCGCACCCTGGCCGCCCGGCTGGAGAGCGGCCTGGCCCACTGCCGAGAGTCCCTGGGCGAGGCCGCCGCAATGCCGGCCGAAGAGCTGTCCCGGCGGCTGGCGCAGGCCAGGGAACGCGCCTCCGCCCTCAACGTGGGGCAGGAGCGCCTGGAGCGCTGCCGCGCCGCGCGCGAGGAACTTGCGGCCAGGCGTCCGGAGGCCCTTGCACGCCGGGACGCGGCCCAGGCCGCCCACGCCGGGTCCGCCCAGGCCCTGGCCGGGGCGCGCGCCCTGCTGGAACGCCTGCGTTCCGAAGCGGACGCACAGGGAGCTGACGGCGACGCCGCGGCGGTCCAGGCCCGCCTGGACGAGCTGGCGCGGGCCATCCCCAAGGCCGAGGCGGACTTCCGCACGGCCCAGGACGCCCTGAACGCTCTGGACACGCGGCTCGGCACAAGCCGGGGCCAACGCGGCGGGCTCTGGCAAGGCCACGAGGAGGCCTTGGCCCTGTTGGCCGGACAGCGCCAGGATTTCGAGCGGCGGCTGCTGGAATCCGGCTTCTACACCCGCCGGGAATATGAGGAGGCCAAGCTGCCCCGCCAGCAGGCCGAGGCCCTGCAAGAGGCCGCCGCGCGGCACGGCCAGGCCCTGGCCGCCGCCCGCGACCGTCTGGACCGGGCCACGGCCGCCTGCCAGGGCAAGACCCGGCCGGACATGGCCGCCCTGAACGCCGCGCAGGAGCGCGCCGCTGCGGAGCTGGACGCCCTGAACCGCGAACTGGGCGAGCTGTCCACCCAGGTCCAGGACCTGGGCGAGGCGCTCAACGCCATCGGCGAAAAGGCCGCGCGAACCCGCGAACTGGAGGAAAATTACCGCGTGGTGGGCAGGCTGGCGGACATCGCCGCCGGGGACAATCCCCGCAGGATGACCCTGCAGCGCTACGTGCTGGCCGCGCTGTTCGAGGAGGTGGCCCGCGCGGCCTCGCAGCGGCTGGGCCGCATGAGCCGGGGCAGGTACCGGCTGGTGCGCTCCGAGGCCACGCGCGACGCCCGCAGCACAGGCGGCCTGGACCTGGACGTGGTGGACGCCCACAGCGGCGAGGCGCGGCCCGCCTCCACCCTGTCCGGCGGGGAGTCCTTCCTGGCCTCCCTGGCCCTGGCCCTGGGCCTGTCCGATGTGGTCATGGCCCAGCAGGGCGGCCGCAGGCTGGACTGCATCTTCATCGACGAGGGCTTTGGCGCGCTGGACGGCGACACCCTGGAGGACGCCCTGCGCACCCTGGCCGAGCTGCACGGCGCGGGCAGGCTCATCGGCGTCATCTCCCACGTGGCCGAGCTCAAGGAGCGCATCGACGCACGCATCGACGTGCTGCCGGGGAGGCCGGGCAAGGGCGGCAGCACCGTGCGGCAGGTGAACTGCTAA
- a CDS encoding alpha/beta fold hydrolase has protein sequence MPAAIPCSPRVPPALLSPLRYMALLLVLLVGLAGLAAGCAAPNGRSGADLTPGQDTLPQAATARLDGVLLAWRDLPAPPGEETARPLLLLTGFAMTGEGWDRQFLRGLNAGRRVVVMENRGMGAAAGLPPGAPVDLPTMARDAARLLEHLGIAKADVLGWSMGGGVALELALARPERVAALALYAPPLSGAAVKPVLDRMFAMSPQELKAALFPQDWAAAHPEVWAELPRPAPLPEGMAVRQYAALCAWPGVAERLPDLRVPALFLAGEADWVCPAEDVRVQAQAAHGARLELVPQGGHWMMHQEPRTLARLVDDFLNAQP, from the coding sequence ATGCCCGCAGCAATACCCTGTTCGCCCCGCGTCCCGCCAGCCCTGCTGTCGCCCCTGCGGTACATGGCCCTGCTGCTGGTTCTGCTGGTCGGCCTGGCCGGGCTGGCGGCCGGGTGCGCCGCGCCAAACGGCCGCAGCGGCGCTGACCTCACGCCGGGCCAAGACACCCTGCCCCAGGCCGCCACAGCGCGCCTGGACGGCGTGCTCCTGGCCTGGCGCGACCTGCCCGCGCCGCCGGGCGAGGAGACCGCCCGGCCCCTGCTGCTGCTCACCGGCTTCGCCATGACGGGCGAGGGCTGGGACCGCCAGTTCCTGCGCGGCCTGAACGCCGGGCGCAGGGTCGTGGTCATGGAGAACCGGGGCATGGGCGCGGCCGCCGGGCTGCCCCCAGGCGCGCCCGTGGACCTGCCCACAATGGCCCGGGACGCGGCGCGTCTTCTGGAGCATCTGGGCATCGCAAAGGCCGATGTGCTGGGCTGGTCCATGGGCGGCGGCGTGGCTTTGGAGCTGGCCCTGGCCCGACCCGAGCGCGTGGCCGCGCTGGCCCTCTACGCCCCGCCGCTTTCCGGAGCGGCGGTGAAACCCGTGCTGGACCGCATGTTCGCCATGTCGCCCCAGGAGCTCAAGGCCGCACTGTTCCCGCAGGACTGGGCCGCCGCGCATCCGGAGGTCTGGGCCGAGCTGCCGCGCCCCGCGCCCCTGCCCGAAGGCATGGCCGTCCGGCAGTACGCGGCTCTTTGCGCCTGGCCCGGCGTTGCCGAACGTCTGCCGGACCTGCGCGTTCCGGCCCTGTTCCTGGCGGGCGAGGCGGACTGGGTGTGCCCGGCCGAGGACGTGCGCGTCCAGGCGCAGGCCGCGCACGGCGCGCGCCTGGAGCTGGTGCCCCAGGGCGGGCACTGGATGATGCACCAGGAGCCGCGTACGCTGGCGCGGCTGGTGGACGACTTTCTGAACGCCCAGCCCTAA